A window of Syntrophales bacterium genomic DNA:
CGGAGGAGCGGTCCTGGACGCCCGGGCGGGAGACCTGGGAAGCCGTCAAGGATCACTCGAAGGAGAAACCGGCGACGCTGACCGTAACCAGCCTCCCGGACCGCCGATCGGGAGACGTTCTGTCCGGGCACACCGTTTCCATCGGCACGTCCAGAGATCCCCTGGGCGACTCCGTCCTCTTCCGCCAGATTCCCCTTCCGTTTGCCGTTGCCAGCAAGAGCTTCGAGAAGACCCGGTGGCGCCTGGGCGACATCTCCTCGTACGGAAAACCAGCCACCGTCATGACGGGCATCTCCGTGTGCGCCAGCTGCCACGCCGTCTCATCCGACGGGAAGTGGATCAGCATGGAGTACAACTACGGCGACGACAACGGAGCCCAGTTCATCACGCCGGTCCGGAAGGACATCGTTCTCACGAAAAAGGACTTCTTCACCTGGAGCGACTTTCCGAGGTCCGGCGTTCTCCCGCCGACGCGGGGGCTGTACGGGCGGATGTCCCCGACGGGCCGGTACGCCGCCGCGTCGGTGAACGAGATCTCCTACGCCGCCGTGATGGACGACCTGGACTACTCGCAGCTCTTCTTTCCGACCTTCGGCGTGATCGCGGTTTACGACTCGAAGGACGGCTCCATCAGGCTGCTCCCCGGCGCCAGCGACTATGATTACGTCCAGGCCAACCCGGCCTGGAGCCCCGACGAAAAATACCTTCTCTTCTGCCGGGCCAGGACCAAAAACGAGGTGCACGCGAACATCCTGAAGGTGACGACGGTCTTCGAGAAGAGAAGCATCCACGAACTGAACAAGCTCTACAACATTCAGTACGACCTTTACCGTGTCCCCTTCGATGGAGGGCGCGGAGGGGTGGCCGTGCCCCTGAAAGGGGCGTCGGAAAACGGCATGAGCAACTACTTTCCCCGCTATTCGCCCGACGGGAAGTGGGTCGTGTACACCCGGAGCCGTTCGGGGAGCATGCTCCAGCCGGACAGCGAGCTCTGGATCGTTCCCGCCAGGGGAGGGGAGGCGAGACGGATGAAGTGCAACCGGAAGACATTCAACTCCTGGCACAGCTGGTCGTCAAGCGGCCGCTGGCTTCTGTTCAGCTCCAAGGCGAACGGACCCTACACGGAGATTTTTGTCACCCACGTGGACGGGGAGGGGAACGATACGCCGCCGGTACTCCTGGCGCGGTTCAGCGACACCGGCTATGCGGCGAACGTCCCAGAGTTCGTTCCCATTCGTGCCGACGCGATCCGCAGCATCCGGGTTCTGGGTCCCTGATCGGTTGACATCCCCGGGAAATCCTGCTATGAGACCGACGCTTCTTAAATGGTTGTTTTCAGGAAGATTGCTCGCTTAATCCCATCCCCAAGGAGGAGATCATGAAACGCATTGCACTGTTTGCGGTCGGGTTGCTGCTGTTGACTTCCACCGCCATGGCCGCCGGTCCCGTGAAGATCGGCCTCATGGCGCCTCTCACCGGTCCCTGGGCCAGCGAGGGGAAGGAGATGAGGCAGGTCCTGGAGATGCTGAGCGCGGACCTGAACGCCAAGGGCGGGCTCCTGGGACAGAAGGTCGAGGTCATTGCCGAGGATGATGGCGGGGATCCGAAAACGGCGGCCCTGGCAGCGCAGCGCCTGACCACGAAGGGCGTGGCGGCGGTGATCGGGACGTACGGCTCCTCCGTCACGGAGGCATCCCAGAACATCTACAACGAATCGAAGATCATCCAGATCGCCAACGGGTCCACGGCGGTCCGCCTGAGCGAAAAGGGGCTGAGGTACTTCTTCCGCACCTGCCCGCGGGACGACGAGCAGGGACGGGTGGCTGCCCAGGCCATCCAGAAGATGAAGGCGAAGAACGTGGCGATCCTGCATGACAACACCACTTACGCCAAGGGCCTGGCGGCGGAGACGAAGGCCCTCCTGAAGGGCGTCAACGTCGTCTTCTACGACGCCCTGACTCCGGGCGAGCGGGACTACACGGCGATCCTGACGAAACTGAAAGCGGCCAGGCCCGACGTCGTATTCTTCACGGGCTACTATCCCGAGGCGGGGCTCCTCCTCCGGCAGAAAATGCAGATGAAGTGGAACGTCCCCTTCATCGGCGGGGACGCCCAGAACAACCCCGACCTGATCAAGATAGCCGGCAAGGAGGCCGCCAATGGCTTCTACTTCCTCAGCACGCCGCTTCCCAAGGACCTGCCGACGAAGGAATCGAAGGCCTTCGTGGATGCATACAAGAAGAAATACCGGGAGGCCCCGAGCTCCATCTATGCGCTCTTGGCCGGGGACGGATTCCGCGTGATCACGGCGGCCATCAAGGAGAAGAAGTCCGTCGATCCGGATGTGCTGGTGGCCTTCCTGAAGAAGGGCTTCAAGGACGACCGCGGCCTGACCGGGCGGATCGCGTTCAACGCGAAGGGCGACCGGGTGGGCGAGCTGTACAGGGTCTACAGGGTCGACGCGAAGGGGAACTTTGTCCTGCAGAAGTAACGGTCCGGGTGCTGGAACCGGCCGGATTCCAGCGGCCGGCGGACCGGACTGGATGAAGGGGGCGGAAAGGGGCGTTTCCTTTTCCGGTGTTATTCCATAGAGAAGGAGGGGTTCGGAGGGGCTGCGGTTGGAGCCGCGAGGAACCCCTTTTGCACGTCTGGTTCAGACGGCACAACGTGAAGTGCGCAGATGCCGCCGCCTTCCCGCGGGCGAGGCGGCGGTTGCGGGAACGGATCCGTCGTGGAGGAGTTTTTTCAGCAGTTTGCCAACGGGCTCGCCGTGGGCGGGATCTATGCCCTGATCGCCCTGGGCTACACCATGGTGTACGGGGTACTCAAACTCATCAATTTCGCCCATGGGGACCTGTTCACCATCGGCGCCTACCTGGGGCTGACCGTTCTGGCCGCTCTGGGACTGACCGAATTCTACGGTGCCGTCATCGGCGTCCTCCTGGTGGCGGTCATGATCATGGGAATGCTGGCGGCCATCGGTGCGGTCCTGGACCGGGCGGCCTATCGCCCCCTGCGGGAATCGCCCCGCCTCTCGGCGGTGGTATCCGCCCTCGGGGCCTCCATCTTTCTCCAGAACCTGGTGATGCTCATCTACGGGGCCAGGTTCCAGGTCTATCCGCTGGATCTCCTGCCGTCCACCGCCGTCTCCCTGTTCCAGGTGGACATCCCCGTCGTGAAGATCATCGTCCTGGCGGCGTCAATCATTCTAATGGCGGTCCTTTATCTCTTCGTCCAGCGGACCCGGATCGGGACGGCCATCCGGGCGGCCGCCATCGACCAGGGAGCGGCGAGGCTCATGGGGATCGACGTGAACCGGGTCATCCTGATCGTGTTCCTCATCGGACCCGCCCTGGGCGGCGTGGCGGGCCTGATGGTGGGACTCCTCTACGGACAGATCAACTTCACCATGGGATGGACGTACGGCCTCAAGGCCTTCACCGCGGCGATCCTGGGCGGGATCGGCAACATTCCCGGGGCCATGGTGGGAGGCCTTCTCCTGGGAGTCATCGAGGCCCTCGGCGCCGCCTATATCTCCATCGCCTGGAAGGACGCCATTGCCTTCTGCGTCCTCATCGCGATCCTCATCGTCCGACCCACTGGACTCTTGGGTGAACGGGTGGCGGAAAAGATCTGAGAGCCCGGGGGTAAAGGACGCATGAAAAACAACAGAAACGCCATCCTTTTCTTCCTGTCGGCGGCCGTCCTGGCGGTGCTCCCTCCGTTCCTGAACGCCTACTGGGTGGATGTCCTCAACGCGATCGGAGTCTATGCCATCCTGGGACTCAGCCTTAACCTGATCGTGGGCCACGCGGGGCTGTTCAACCTGGGCCATGCAGCCTTCTTCGCCATCGGGGCCTACACGGCAGCCATCCTCAACACGACCTTCGGAATTCCCATCCTGTGGCTCCTCCCGGTTTCCGCCCTGGCCGCCGGCCTTTTCGCCGCAGTGGTGGCCCGTCCCATCGTCCATCTCCGGGGCGATTACCTTTGCATCGTCACGATCGGCGTAGGCGAGATCGTCCGCATCGCCCTGGTCAACGACGTGTTCGGGATCACCGGCGGGGCCAACGGAATTTTCGGAATTTCCCGGCCGTCGGTGTTCGGGCTCGTCATCCGGACGCCCCATGAATTTTTCTACCTCATCGGGTTCTTCCTGATGGTCACCATCGTCCTGTTCCACTTCCTGGAAAACTCCCGCTTCGGCCGAGCCCTGAACTATCTCCGGGAGGACGAGGTGGCCGCCGAGGGGAGCGGCATTCCGACGGCCCGCTACAAGCTCGGTGTTTTTGCCCTCGGGGCAGCATGGGCGGGAATGGCGGGGCTGATCTTCGCCTCCAAGATGACCATCATCGCCCCCGAGTCCTTCAGCTTCTGGGAATCGGTCCTGATGTTCACCCTGATCATCCTGGGAGGGGCGGGAAGCATCCCCGGCGTGCTCCTGGGCGCCGCCCTCATCGTCGGGATCCCGGAAGTCTTCCGTGACCTTGCCAATGCCAGGATGCTCGTGTTCGGCGCCGCCATGGTGGCGATGATGATCTTCCGGACGGAGGGAATCATCCCCCAGAAGCCCCGGGTCTACCGGCTGGAAGGAATTTCCGGGGAGGAACGGCCGTGACCCCTCTGCTCTCGCTCCAGGATCTCACCAAATCCTTCGGCGGCCTCACGGCGGTGAACCGCGTCACCTTCGACGTGGAGGGGGGAAGCATCGTCGGGCTGATCGGCCCCAACGGCGCCGGCAAGACGACCGTCTTCAACCTGATCACGGGCAACTACAAGCCCGATGCGGGCCGGATCCTCTTCGAGGGAAAACCCATCGGCGGCCTGCTCACCTCGAAGATCGTGACCCTGGGAATTGCCCGGACGTTTCAGACGATCCGGCTGTTCCAGAGCTTGTCCGTTCTGGAGAACGTCCTGGCGGGCTGTCACTGCCGCATGCGGGCCGGATTTCTCTCGTCCATGCTCCGGACGCCCTCGCAGAGGCGGGAGGAACGCGAAGCGGTGGCAAAGGCCGTGCGGGAATTGTCTTTTGTGGGTCTCCACGAGCAGGTGAACCAGCTCTCCCGGAACCTGTCCTACGGGAACCAGCGTCTACTGGAAATTGCCCGCGCCCTGGCGACGGAGCCCCGCTTCCTGATCCTGGACGAGCCGGCGGGGGGAATGAACGAGCAGGAGACTGCCCAGCTGGCGGGACTGATTGGGCGGATCCGCGACCGCGGGGTCACGGTGCTCCTCATCGAGCACGACATGTCCCTCGTGATGAAGGCCTGCGAGAAGGTCGTGGTGCTGGAAAACGGGGAAATGATCGCCGAGGGCACGCCGGAGCAGATCAAGGAAGACCCGAAAGTCATCGAGGCCTACCTCGGGGTCGAGGGGGACTGAAATCCTGCAATGCTGAAGGCATTCACACCGGGAATACCTGAAAAACAGATCTTTCGCTTCTTCAGCGATTCACCAGGAGCAGATTGACATCCCGGCTGCTTTCCTTGAGCAGATGGCGCAGGACGGCCTTGTGGGCGGCGAAATCGTAATTCAGGAAGGCGTCCCGGACCTCTTCCGTCTCTCCGAGAAATCGGATTGCGACATGAAACCCCTGCTCCTGCTCGATGGAGCGGAGGACTTCCCCGTAAAGCGTGAGCAGGACATGGGGCTGTCCATAGAGGAGCAGCTTCAGCTCTAGAATTTCGCCCGGTTCGAACGCCTCGAGGGAGGAAAAGCGCATCCCGTTGGCGCTCAGGTTCAGAACCCGGAATGAAAGGGCTATGAATCCCTTTCTCTCGGGAATCAGTAGACTCAGGATGGCCGACAGCTTGTTGTCCAGGCGGGAGAGGACCTCGGAGAGGGACGCGCTGTCCAGGGAGGGGGGAGTCGTGAAGTCCACGATGATGGCCCCTTTTTCCACCTTCGAAACGAGTTCGTCGGCGGATGTCGCCGCAACGCGGAATGTCGCCATGGGCTGGTACGTATTAACCCTGGAATACCGGCGCAGATTCTTTTCTTTTTTTGAAGGTTTTCTTTTCAAGAGCATAACCCCCTGTTGTAACCGTGCATTTCATCCACCAGACCGGGATTGGGGCGGTCGGCGGGGAACCGGTCATCGTTTCTCGAATTCCTTGATGAGTTCCTCAATGGAGGCTTCTTCTTCGATACTTACCAGGTTTTCCAGGCCGCCCACGTCATGACCGCGCCGTGATGCAACGGCAGGTCCCTGCACGACCTCGAACGTGTCCGGGGCCGAGGCTGCCTCCGGAATGCGCAGAGGGGCCTCTGCGAACCCTCCCTTGCTCAACAGGGCTGAACGATACATGGGCTCCTGGGCCTCTTCTTCCGAAGGGCGGAAGCTTTCCGACGGGGAGACGAAATTGCGTCGCGTCGAGAGAAATTCTTCCATGTAGCGGTCCGACGAGAACATGCCGCTTCCTTTCCCTGTCTGGAGGAAGCCTTCGATCTGATGCAGCTTGTTGTCCCGGATGACCGTTTTGACCGGTGAGGTTCCTCTCAGGATGGAAAGGAGGGGAACCCGGAAATCAATTCCCTTGACGGATACGAGCTGTTGCACGATGAGCCAGGAAATGACGGAGGCAAGCTGAACCCGGATGGCATCCTGGGCGTCCGGAGGAAAAGAGTTCAGGAGCCGGTAGATTGCCTCTTCCACGCTGGAGGCGTGCAGGGTTCCAATAACCAGGTGGCCGGACTCGGCTGCGTTGAGGGTCAGGCGCATCGTCTCGGGATCCCGGAGCTCGCCGACCACGATCACGTCCGGGTCTTCGCGCAGGATGTCGACGAGTCCCTGGTCGAAAGACGGCATGTCCACGCCGAGCTCCCTCTGCTGGATGATGCATTTCTTGGAGCGGAATCGATACTCGATGGGGTGCTCCAGGGTAATGATGTGTCCCAGCCGGTTGAAATTGATTTCATCGATGATGGCGGCAATCGTGGCCGTCTTTCCCACGCCTGTGGCCCCGCAGATCAGGACGAGACCGGCGTCCGCCTGGCTGATTTCATGGAGACAGGGATGCAGATTCAGTTTGTCGATCGTAGGAGGATTGCCCGGCAGGACACGGATGGCCATGCTCAGCCCGCGGCTGGTGCTGAATGCGTTGATGCGTAAGCGGGCGCGGGCGACGCTGACGCCGAAGTCCACGGAAAAGCGCTCCTGCAGGGTCTGGAACTGTTCCGGGGAGATAAGCTTCCGGACGAGCACGTCGATTTCCCTGGCGCTCCAGGGACTGGCGCCATGGAAATAGATGCGTCCGTGTTTCCGGAAGGCCACCCGGTGGCCGGGAATGATATGAACGTCGGACGTCCTTTCCTGGATTGCCTGTTGAATCGTTTCTTCGAAACGCTTCATGATGTCCCCCCAACAGACGTGTTAAATATGCGTAAGATAAAAGAACCGAAGGCTGAGCCGGGACACCTGCCTTGCCATTCCCGGGGTATCGTCGCGTGCTCCATGGCTTCTATGAAATAGCAGCAAAGTAATTACAAAACGTTCTGGTAAATGCAAGGGGAAATGTTTTGGATTGTTGGATATTGCTGGTTTAGAGAAACGATCGATCGGGTCAGGAAGCAAGATTTCCCGTTGACTTCACCGGACCGAATATTTATGGATGCAGCCGTGCCGTTCATGACACGGCGGCGAGGAGCAAGATGTCGGAGATCCTGGGAATCAAGAACCTTCATGTTTCCTACGGGAATGTGGAAGTCCTGCATGGAATCGATCTGTCCGTAGAGGAGGGAGAGATCGTATCACTCCTGGGCGCCAACGGAGCCGGGAAATCGACGACCCTCCTGGCAGTCAGCGGGCTTGTCCGTTCGTCCGAAGGGACGATCTCTCTGGATCGGGATCCCATCCACCGCCTTCCCGCCCACGAGGTTGTCAAACGCGGGGTTACCCAGGCACCGGAGGGCAGGCGGATCTTCGGAACCTTGACGGTGGACGAAAACCTGACCCTGGGCGGCTTTGTCCGTTCGGATGCCAAGGGGATCGAAAAGACCCGCGACTGGGTCTACCGGTTGTTTCCCGTGCTGAGCGAGCGGCGTGAGCAGCTCGGCGGGACGCTGTCCGGGGGCGAGCAGCAGATGCTCACCATCGGCCGGGCTCTCATGGCCAGGCCCAGGATTCTTCTCCTCGACGAGCCTTCGCTCGGCCTGGCGCCGCTTCTCGTCCAGACCATCTTTCAGACCATCCGGGAAATCAACCGGGCCGGCCTGACGGTTCTCCTGGTCGAGCAGAACGCGCGGGCGGCCCTGAAGCTGGCGAATCGGGGATATGTCATGGAACTGGGCCGCATCGTTCTGGAGGATTCGGCAGCGAACCTGCTTGCGAACCCGGACGTCCAGAGGGCCTACCTCGGGGGGAGCCACAACTGACGGCGTTGCTGGGGAAGGCAGTCATGCGTTCCCAACAAGCGTGAAACGGCGACGAATGGATTTTCGCCTGTACGGATTCCTTAGCGATGGGAAACCGGCGGCCGGTGTGGGGAGAGGAGGGGCGCCATGGACGATATCCGCTCCGAGTTGAAGATTGCCCTCTACCGGAAGGGAGCGGCTCTCCTTGGATTTGCAGACCTCCGGGATCTTCCACCCGATTGCAGGATGAACCTGCCCGTCGGGCTTTCCATTGCCGTTGCCCTCGATCCGGTTATTGTTGCCGGCATCGGGGAGGGGCCGAATGCGGCCTATTTCGACGAGTACGGGCGGTTGAACCGGCTTCTGGCGGAACTCGGCCGGATGGCCGCGGAAATCATCGCGGACCGGGGATGGAAAGCCGTTTCCGTGGAGCCGACGCGGGAGGTCTTCTCCTCCGATTTCCGGACGCCTCTCCCCCATAAAACGGTGGCCACCCGGGCCGGGTTGGGCTGGATCGGCCGCAACGCCCTCCTGATCACGGAACCTTATGGCTCCGCTGTCCGCCTGATGACGGTTTTGACGGATGCCCCCTTCACGACATCCCCTCCGGTGGAGGTGTCCCGGTGCGGGACCTGCAGGCTGTGCGTGGACAAATGTCCCGGGCGGGCGCCGCGGGGGGAGGAATGGAGCGTGGGAACGGACAGGGACGAGATTCTGGACGTTTATGCCTGCCACGCCACCGCCCGGAATCTCTCGGAACAGGCGGGCATCGCCGCCACGACGATCTGCGGTATCTGCATCGCGTGCTGTCCCTGGACGAAGCGTTATCTGAGGCAGAGCCTCCGATCCGACCGTCCGAGTCAGGGGATCCGGACACTTACGGATTGACGTTGGCGAACCACACGAAGCGGCCGTCCTGGATCTTCATGATGACAGCGCTCTTGATCGGATCGCCGGAGCCTTCGCGGAATTCCATCACTCCCGTAACCCCTTCGTACCGGGGGATTCTCGCCAGCGCATCCCGGACGGCCTGTCTGTCGAGCCTTCCCCCCGTCCGGAGGGCCTGCCGGAGAAGACCGAAAGAGTCATATGTGAGGGCGGCCACGTCATCCGGCACGCTGCCGTATTGCTTCCGGTAGGACTCCACGAACGTCCTGGCCTCTTTCGTGGCCGTTTCCGCGTCGTAGTGGGTGCTGAAGTAGCAGCCGTCGCAGTCCTTTCCGCATGCAGCCGGGAGATCCGCTGTGCCCCATGAGTCGCTGCCGAGGAACAGGGCCTGGATCCCGAGTTTTCTTGCCTGCCGTATCTGACCGGGAACCTCCGTGTAGTGATTAGGGATGAAAATCACGTCCGGCTTGGCATTCCGGATTCTTGTCAGCGGATCCGTGAAGTCCCGGGTACCGGCGGTGTAGGGCTCGTATGCAACGATCTTTCCCCCTCTCCGGATGAACACATCCCGGAACACCTCCGCGATACCCCGGCTGTAGTCCTTCGTTTCGTCGAAGAGGACAGCGGCCGTACCGGCTTTCCGCTCGTCATAGGCGAATTTTGCCAGGACCTGTCCCTGGAACGGATCGATGTAGCACGCCCGGAACACGTATTTCTTGGGTCCCCCCGTCCGGGCGTCCAGAGTCGTTCGGGGAGTGGTGGATGATGGAGATATGAGGACGGTCGCGGCGCTCTCGGCGGCGTCCGAGGCGGGGATGGCGAAACGGCTCTCGTTGGGACCGACGATGGCCACGACCTTGTCGCTGTCGATCAGCTTCCGGGCAGCCTGTGCCGATGCGTCCGCCTTGCCGCCGTTGTCCATGACCAGAAGTTTTACCTTGTATGTCCTGTCCCCGATGGTCAGTCCGCCGCCGTCGTTGATTTCCTTCACGGCCAGCTCGGCGGCGTTTCTGCAGGAGAGACCTACCGCGGATGCCTCTCCGGTCAACTCCGCGATCAGTCCAATCCGGAGGTCCGTCAGGCTGTCGGAGCCGCTGCATCCGGCCAGGAACATAAGAAGCGGGACCAGCAGCGCGGACCGAAGTGTTTTCATCATGAACGGCGTCCTCCCTGTCTGTCGGGGTATGCCCATTTTGATAAAGGAATGTCCGGTGTGAATCAAGGAGAATAAACGGAATCGGAAACCGGGTGTGAAGACCCGGCCTCCGGAAAGGCACGGCGGCGAAACGAAGCCCTTGTGCCTGCGGGGATGCGATGGTAAAGAGAAACCGGTTTCCCGCCGGCCCGCATCCCGTTTTGGCGGATCCCCCTCCCAGCCATGCGCCAGGAGTCTATGGACAACCAGAAGAAAGCCTACGGGTATGCCCTGGCCACGGTATTGCTCTGGTCGACGGTGGCCTCAGCCTTCAAGATCACCCTGCGCTACCTGACGTTCCTGGAGATGCTCTTTCTGGCTTCTCTGACATCCACCGTGGCGATCTTCGGGATCCTGTGCATCCAGGGCAAGCTCGGCCTTCTCGGGGGCATGACCCGCCGGGAGTGGCTACGCTCGGCTCTCCTGGGACTGCTGAATCCGTTCGCCTATTACCTGATCCTCTTCAAGGCATACGACCTCCTCCCCGCCCAGGAGGCCCAGCCCCTGAATTACACCTGGCCGATCATGCTGGTCCTCCTGTCCGCCGTCATCCTTCGCCAAAGGATCCGCGCCGCGAGCATGATCGCGATCCTCCTCAGTTTCGCAGGCGTTCTGGTCGTTTCCACCCAGGGCGACATCCAGAGCCTTCGGTTCACCAACCCGGCGGGAGCGGCCCTGGCCCTTTCCAGCTCCATTCTATGGGCCCTTTTCTGGCTTCTCAACGTGAAAGACACCCGGGACGAGACGCTCAAGCTATTCCTGTGCTTCGTCTTTGGCACGGTCTATACGTCTGCGGCGCTCGCACTGTTTTCCCCTCTCCGGTGCCTTCCCCTCCAGGGCCTTGCGGGGGCCTGCTACATCGGCCTTTTTGAAATGGGCATCACCTTCGTCCTCTGGCTGAAGGCGCTGACCCTGTCCCGGAGCGCCGCCCAGGTCGGCAACCTGATCTACCTTGCCCCGTTTGTTTCTCTCTTTTTCATCGCCGTGACGGTCGGCGAGCCGATCCTTCCCTCCACCGTCCTGGGGCTGTCTCTGATCATGGTGGGAGTGTTGCTCCAGCGGCGCCTGTCATGACTCCGCGAACCGTCCCCGGAGCCGGCCAACCTCCCGGGGCGGTTGTGACAATTTCTTGACAAATGACCGGAATCAAGTTAGCAAATACACGCTTTACCAGTGCCCGCAGTTCATGGGGATGGTCTTTCGGAACCGGACCCTCAGGCTCTTGGCAGAAGCGCTCGTCTTGATCCGGTGTTCGGTCCGGAGGGGGGTTTTCAGACACAACATTCAAAGATCACGGCCGTATGGTCGGAGGGTATGAGTGTTTGTTCCATTCATATCGCACCCCCCCTGCATTCTTTCCCCGGTTCTGTTCGCCTGGCCCGCTTTCCGCGGCGGGTTGTTTCCCTTTTCGTTTCGACTGTACGACCGATGTTCCGATCCATCCGGGAGGCCGCGCCGGGATTTCCTTCCGCGGCGCTGAACGTTGGCAGCGAATACTTTGAAAGGAGGGGGTAACGTGTATTTCGCTACGGAAGTGTTGACACAGTCGAGTGAGCTCCGGAAGAAGTGGGAGGATGCGGTCCGGAAGGTGATCGCCAAGAATGCCGACCAGAAGCCCGAAGCGCTATGGTCCACCGTCTCGGATCTTCCCATTCGGCGGCTCTACGGGCCCGAGGACATCAAGGACATGGACTTCGTCCAGGACATCGGGTATCCCGGCCAGTTCCCGTTCCTCAGGGGCAACCAGGTGACGGGGTACCGGGGGAAGTACTGGACGTTCCGCATGTTCTCAGGCATGGGAGACGCCAAGACGACGAACCAGCGGTGGCACCTGCTCCTCAAGGAGGGACAGACGGGGCTTTCCACGGCCTTCGATTTCCCGACCCTGATGGGGTATGACACCGATTCGCCGAAGGCCCGCGGGGAATGCGGAAAGTGCGGTGTCGCCATCGACACCCTGGAGGATTTTCTCCAGCTTGTTGAGGGCATCCCCATGGATCGGGTGACGACGTCCATGACGATCAACCCACCGGCGACGGCCCTCTGGGCCATGTACTGCGCCGCCGCCGAGATCAGGGGAATTCCCCTGAGCAAGATCGGCGGGACGATCCAGAACGACATGCTCAAGGAGTTCATCGCCCAGAAGACCCTGATGTGCCCGCCCGAGCCGTCGGTGAAGCTGATCAGCGACACCGTCGAGTTCGGAACCAAGCATGTCCCCCGGTGGAACACCATCTCCATCAGCGGGTACCACATCCGGGAAGCCGGCGCCACGGCGGTGCAGGAGCTGGCCTTTACGCTCCGGGACGGCATGGAATATGTGGAGGACGTCATCCGCCGCAAGGGGCTGGACGTCGATTCCTTTGCGCCCCGGCTGTCCTTCTTCTTCAATTCCCACATCGATTTCTTCGAGGAGATCGCCAAGCTCAGGGCGGCCCGGAGAATCTGGGCCAAGGCCATGAGGGACCGCTACAAGGCCAAGGACGAGCGGTCCTGGTGGATGCGGTTCCACACGCAGACGGCGGGCTGCTCCCTGACGGCCCAGCAGCCCTACAACAACGTCGTCCGCACGGCCACCGAGGCCCTGGCGGCCGTCCTGGGCGGGACCCAGTCGCTCCACACGAACTCCCTGGACGAGGTGCTCTGCCTGCCCTCGGACCATGCCGTTCAGATCGCCCTCCGGACACAGCAGATCATCGCGGAGGAAACGGGGGCGGCCAACACCATCGATCCGCTGGCGGGTTCCTACTTCGTCGAGGCCCTGACCAACGAGATGGAGGAGAAGGCCTGGGAGTACATCCACAAGATCGACGAAATGGGCGGTATGGTCGCCGCCATCGAGAAGGGCTTCCCCCAGTTGGAGATTGCCGACTCGGCGTACAAGT
This region includes:
- a CDS encoding branched-chain amino acid ABC transporter substrate-binding protein, producing MKRIALFAVGLLLLTSTAMAAGPVKIGLMAPLTGPWASEGKEMRQVLEMLSADLNAKGGLLGQKVEVIAEDDGGDPKTAALAAQRLTTKGVAAVIGTYGSSVTEASQNIYNESKIIQIANGSTAVRLSEKGLRYFFRTCPRDDEQGRVAAQAIQKMKAKNVAILHDNTTYAKGLAAETKALLKGVNVVFYDALTPGERDYTAILTKLKAARPDVVFFTGYYPEAGLLLRQKMQMKWNVPFIGGDAQNNPDLIKIAGKEAANGFYFLSTPLPKDLPTKESKAFVDAYKKKYREAPSSIYALLAGDGFRVITAAIKEKKSVDPDVLVAFLKKGFKDDRGLTGRIAFNAKGDRVGELYRVYRVDAKGNFVLQK
- a CDS encoding branched-chain amino acid ABC transporter permease, with amino-acid sequence MEEFFQQFANGLAVGGIYALIALGYTMVYGVLKLINFAHGDLFTIGAYLGLTVLAALGLTEFYGAVIGVLLVAVMIMGMLAAIGAVLDRAAYRPLRESPRLSAVVSALGASIFLQNLVMLIYGARFQVYPLDLLPSTAVSLFQVDIPVVKIIVLAASIILMAVLYLFVQRTRIGTAIRAAAIDQGAARLMGIDVNRVILIVFLIGPALGGVAGLMVGLLYGQINFTMGWTYGLKAFTAAILGGIGNIPGAMVGGLLLGVIEALGAAYISIAWKDAIAFCVLIAILIVRPTGLLGERVAEKI
- a CDS encoding branched-chain amino acid ABC transporter permease codes for the protein MKNNRNAILFFLSAAVLAVLPPFLNAYWVDVLNAIGVYAILGLSLNLIVGHAGLFNLGHAAFFAIGAYTAAILNTTFGIPILWLLPVSALAAGLFAAVVARPIVHLRGDYLCIVTIGVGEIVRIALVNDVFGITGGANGIFGISRPSVFGLVIRTPHEFFYLIGFFLMVTIVLFHFLENSRFGRALNYLREDEVAAEGSGIPTARYKLGVFALGAAWAGMAGLIFASKMTIIAPESFSFWESVLMFTLIILGGAGSIPGVLLGAALIVGIPEVFRDLANARMLVFGAAMVAMMIFRTEGIIPQKPRVYRLEGISGEERP
- a CDS encoding ABC transporter ATP-binding protein — its product is MTPLLSLQDLTKSFGGLTAVNRVTFDVEGGSIVGLIGPNGAGKTTVFNLITGNYKPDAGRILFEGKPIGGLLTSKIVTLGIARTFQTIRLFQSLSVLENVLAGCHCRMRAGFLSSMLRTPSQRREEREAVAKAVRELSFVGLHEQVNQLSRNLSYGNQRLLEIARALATEPRFLILDEPAGGMNEQETAQLAGLIGRIRDRGVTVLLIEHDMSLVMKACEKVVVLENGEMIAEGTPEQIKEDPKVIEAYLGVEGD
- a CDS encoding PilZ domain-containing protein; this translates as MKRKPSKKEKNLRRYSRVNTYQPMATFRVAATSADELVSKVEKGAIIVDFTTPPSLDSASLSEVLSRLDNKLSAILSLLIPERKGFIALSFRVLNLSANGMRFSSLEAFEPGEILELKLLLYGQPHVLLTLYGEVLRSIEQEQGFHVAIRFLGETEEVRDAFLNYDFAAHKAVLRHLLKESSRDVNLLLVNR
- a CDS encoding PilT/PilU family type 4a pilus ATPase, producing the protein MKRFEETIQQAIQERTSDVHIIPGHRVAFRKHGRIYFHGASPWSAREIDVLVRKLISPEQFQTLQERFSVDFGVSVARARLRINAFSTSRGLSMAIRVLPGNPPTIDKLNLHPCLHEISQADAGLVLICGATGVGKTATIAAIIDEINFNRLGHIITLEHPIEYRFRSKKCIIQQRELGVDMPSFDQGLVDILREDPDVIVVGELRDPETMRLTLNAAESGHLVIGTLHASSVEEAIYRLLNSFPPDAQDAIRVQLASVISWLIVQQLVSVKGIDFRVPLLSILRGTSPVKTVIRDNKLHQIEGFLQTGKGSGMFSSDRYMEEFLSTRRNFVSPSESFRPSEEEAQEPMYRSALLSKGGFAEAPLRIPEAASAPDTFEVVQGPAVASRRGHDVGGLENLVSIEEEASIEELIKEFEKR
- a CDS encoding ABC transporter ATP-binding protein, translating into MSEILGIKNLHVSYGNVEVLHGIDLSVEEGEIVSLLGANGAGKSTTLLAVSGLVRSSEGTISLDRDPIHRLPAHEVVKRGVTQAPEGRRIFGTLTVDENLTLGGFVRSDAKGIEKTRDWVYRLFPVLSERREQLGGTLSGGEQQMLTIGRALMARPRILLLDEPSLGLAPLLVQTIFQTIREINRAGLTVLLVEQNARAALKLANRGYVMELGRIVLEDSAANLLANPDVQRAYLGGSHN